One Desulfocurvibacter africanus subsp. africanus DSM 2603 DNA segment encodes these proteins:
- a CDS encoding lectin like domain-containing protein, whose translation MRIILLLTLYLLAMLVRVAFAADGVAPPRPEFEAFMNSRSRPMLQSGTGPANGYIPPPVAIPRAERGPARLQSVELPARFDLRDSGKLTPVRNQSTCGACWTFGTYGMLESNLMAQDGEPASLDFSENHMKNRHGFDWSACEGGNYDMSSAYLLRGEGPVAEADDPYSTTMFTSPDRPRRKTVTNIMFLPSKASASDFSGYAEIKQALMTYGAVATDLYMNFDLNYLTADEKSYYYNGTAPYGNHAVTVVGWDDGYSRYNFPQTPPGDGAWIIKNSYGTVFGENGYFHVSYYDARIMWDRNVVTTATRSADSFEQIYSFDEFGWTGGYPAGTYDRYANIFTNQSGADQTISAVGFWATAPNAGYTVQVWLGPGSANPASGSKVAETSGTVTYAGYYTVNLPTPVTVGAGAKFSAVVRLTGANVTVPLEMKVTNYASGVSASGQPSFVSMDGTSWANVSASGYNVGVKAYAIADTTDIDGDGLPDAWEITHFTDIASQGAGGDFDADDLSNLQEYQQGTNPTAADTDGDSLPDGWEVQHGLAPTLNDAAGDADGDGLSNAQEYSAGTNPADADSDDDGLPDGWETGYGFNPLVNNASADPDGDGLSNLQECQRGTNPTAADTDGDSLPDGWEVTWGFNPLVANSSAEDNDSDGLTSQQEYAAGTNPNLPDTDNDGMPDGWEVDYSLNPLVNDAGSDADGDGNSNLEEFQNATNPRVPTASLSLADVAVDEGQPVTLTAGATAPLTSIAWTKTEGPAVTLTGADTLTPGFTLLDAPYGGACLRFKAVADFSDGTHLEKTCLVHVRDLDTPVADAGLDQSVAVGASISLDGGCSFHPQQGTIHYRWRQTGGTPVAFAANASQTGFIAPTPVGATPLMLEFSLDASKSPGFEAGSYTSDTCRIYVGLAEGETPPVADAGWDTLASGASTVLDGSGSSSAAGIAGYAWTQVHGPTVMVDNAGQAQATLHLPGGGTIGYALVFELLVTDTQGLSAGDRVIINVPGSVNRQPPVADAGRDVRVNTATSCMLNGAGSRDSEGSSLRYRWRQVSGDPVTLNDPSSPTPLADISQVDGQAVFVLTVWDENGLMSEDSMSITTGVSGSATDSSGGGGGGEEAAA comes from the coding sequence ATGCGGATAATACTGCTTCTCACGCTCTATCTGCTCGCCATGCTCGTGCGGGTGGCCTTTGCAGCCGATGGCGTGGCCCCGCCCAGGCCCGAGTTCGAGGCCTTCATGAACAGCCGGAGCAGGCCCATGCTCCAGAGCGGCACGGGACCGGCAAACGGCTACATCCCTCCGCCGGTGGCGATTCCCAGGGCCGAGCGCGGCCCGGCCAGGCTGCAAAGCGTGGAGCTTCCGGCCCGCTTCGACCTGCGCGACAGCGGAAAGCTCACGCCCGTACGCAACCAGAGCACCTGCGGGGCCTGCTGGACATTCGGCACCTACGGCATGCTGGAGTCGAACCTCATGGCCCAGGACGGCGAGCCCGCCAGCCTCGACTTCTCGGAAAACCATATGAAGAACAGGCACGGCTTCGACTGGAGCGCCTGCGAAGGCGGCAACTACGACATGTCGTCCGCCTACCTGCTGCGCGGCGAAGGCCCGGTCGCCGAGGCGGACGACCCCTACAGCACCACCATGTTCACCTCGCCCGACCGGCCGAGGCGGAAGACAGTCACGAACATCATGTTCCTGCCTTCCAAGGCCAGCGCGAGCGACTTTTCCGGGTACGCCGAGATCAAGCAGGCGCTCATGACCTACGGGGCCGTGGCCACGGACCTGTACATGAACTTTGACCTCAATTATCTGACCGCAGACGAGAAATCCTATTACTACAACGGCACAGCGCCCTACGGCAACCACGCCGTGACCGTCGTGGGCTGGGACGACGGCTACTCCAGGTACAACTTCCCGCAGACGCCTCCCGGGGACGGGGCCTGGATCATCAAGAACAGCTACGGCACCGTCTTTGGCGAGAACGGCTACTTCCATGTCTCCTATTACGACGCGCGCATCATGTGGGACCGCAACGTGGTCACCACCGCGACACGCTCGGCCGACTCCTTCGAGCAAATCTACAGCTTCGACGAGTTCGGCTGGACCGGCGGATATCCGGCCGGAACGTACGACCGCTACGCCAACATCTTCACGAACCAGAGCGGCGCGGACCAGACCATCAGCGCCGTCGGCTTTTGGGCCACCGCGCCCAACGCCGGCTACACGGTGCAGGTCTGGCTCGGCCCAGGCAGCGCGAACCCGGCCAGCGGCAGCAAGGTCGCCGAGACCAGCGGGACAGTGACTTACGCCGGCTACTACACGGTGAATCTGCCCACGCCGGTCACGGTCGGCGCGGGGGCGAAATTCTCCGCCGTGGTGCGCCTGACGGGCGCGAACGTCACGGTTCCGCTGGAGATGAAGGTTACCAACTACGCAAGCGGGGTGAGCGCCTCCGGTCAGCCCAGCTTCGTCAGCATGGACGGCACGAGCTGGGCCAACGTTTCGGCCTCGGGCTACAACGTGGGCGTCAAGGCCTACGCCATAGCGGACACTACGGACATTGACGGCGACGGACTGCCCGACGCCTGGGAGATCACCCACTTCACCGACATCGCCTCCCAGGGTGCCGGCGGCGACTTTGATGCGGACGACCTGAGCAACCTGCAGGAATATCAGCAGGGCACAAACCCCACGGCAGCGGACACGGACGGCGACTCCCTGCCCGACGGCTGGGAGGTCCAGCATGGCTTGGCTCCCACGCTGAACGACGCCGCGGGCGATGCCGACGGCGACGGCCTGAGCAATGCCCAGGAATACTCGGCTGGAACCAACCCCGCAGACGCGGATAGCGATGATGACGGACTCCCGGACGGTTGGGAAACGGGCTACGGCTTCAACCCGCTTGTCAATAACGCCTCCGCGGACCCGGATGGCGACGGCCTGAGCAATCTGCAGGAGTGCCAGCGGGGCACGAATCCCACCGCGGCGGACACGGATGGCGACTCCCTGCCCGACGGCTGGGAGGTGACCTGGGGGTTCAATCCTCTTGTGGCCAACAGCAGCGCGGAAGACAACGACTCCGACGGCCTGACCAGCCAGCAGGAATATGCCGCGGGCACCAATCCGAACCTGCCCGACACGGACAACGACGGCATGCCCGACGGCTGGGAGGTCGACTACTCCCTGAATCCCCTGGTCAACGACGCGGGCAGCGACGCCGACGGCGACGGAAACAGCAACCTCGAGGAGTTCCAGAACGCGACAAACCCGCGGGTGCCCACGGCCAGCCTGAGCCTTGCCGACGTGGCCGTGGACGAAGGCCAGCCGGTGACCTTGACGGCCGGCGCGACGGCCCCCTTGACGAGCATCGCCTGGACCAAGACCGAGGGGCCGGCGGTTACGTTGACCGGTGCCGACACGCTGACGCCCGGCTTCACCCTGCTTGATGCGCCCTACGGCGGAGCCTGCCTGCGCTTCAAGGCCGTGGCCGACTTCAGCGACGGCACGCACCTGGAGAAGACCTGTCTGGTGCACGTCCGCGACTTGGACACGCCGGTGGCCGACGCCGGCCTCGACCAGTCGGTCGCCGTAGGGGCAAGCATCAGCCTGGACGGCGGATGCTCCTTCCATCCGCAGCAGGGCACCATTCACTACCGCTGGCGGCAGACCGGCGGCACACCGGTGGCCTTTGCGGCCAATGCCAGCCAGACCGGCTTCATCGCGCCAACCCCTGTCGGCGCGACGCCTCTCATGCTGGAGTTCAGCCTGGATGCCTCCAAGAGCCCGGGTTTCGAGGCCGGCAGCTACACGAGCGACACCTGCCGCATCTATGTAGGCCTGGCCGAGGGCGAGACGCCGCCCGTGGCCGACGCGGGCTGGGACACCCTGGCCAGCGGCGCAAGCACCGTCCTGGACGGCAGCGGCTCGAGCTCCGCGGCGGGCATCGCCGGCTACGCCTGGACACAGGTGCACGGGCCGACGGTCATGGTCGACAACGCCGGCCAGGCCCAGGCCACGCTGCACCTGCCGGGCGGCGGCACGATCGGCTACGCCCTGGTCTTCGAGCTGCTGGTCACGGACACGCAGGGCCTGAGCGCCGGCGACAGGGTCATCATCAACGTGCCGGGCAGTGTCAACCGGCAGCCGCCCGTGGCCGACGCGGGTCGGGACGTGCGGGTGAACACCGCGACCAGCTGCATGCTGAACGGCGCCGGCTCGCGCGACAGCGAAGGCTCCTCCCTGCGCTACCGGTGGCGGCAGGTCAGCGGCGACCCGGTCACGCTGAACGACCCGAGCAGCCCCACGCCGCTGGCGGACATCAGCCAAGTCGACGGACAGGCCGTATTCGTGCTGACGGTCTGGGACGAAAACGGACTCATGTCCGAGGACAGCATGAGCATCACCACCGGCGTCAGCGGGAGCGCGACGGACAGCTCCGGCGGAGGAGGCGGGGGGGAGGAGGCTGCAGCCTGA
- a CDS encoding DUF4870 family protein, with the protein MSQTMETESTRIAPQEPLRKIVLVCYVLYAASLFVGVTGIVAIVVNYLKRTEAEGTWLESHFTWQIKTFWYSLLIGVVAFITFFFLIGWFVAIAGFVWFIYRIVKGFLAFNEGKPVA; encoded by the coding sequence ATGTCCCAGACCATGGAAACTGAATCCACCCGCATCGCGCCGCAGGAGCCCCTGCGCAAGATCGTTCTGGTCTGCTACGTGCTCTATGCCGCCTCGCTCTTCGTGGGCGTCACCGGCATCGTCGCCATTGTGGTGAACTACCTCAAGCGCACCGAGGCCGAAGGGACCTGGCTCGAAAGCCATTTCACCTGGCAGATCAAGACCTTCTGGTACTCCCTGCTCATCGGCGTGGTGGCCTTCATCACCTTCTTCTTCCTCATCGGCTGGTTCGTCGCCATCGCGGGCTTCGTCTGGTTCATCTACCGCATCGTCAAGGGCTTTCTGGCCTTCAACGAGGGCAAGCCCGTGGCCTAG